Proteins encoded by one window of Mariniplasma anaerobium:
- a CDS encoding alpha/beta hydrolase, with protein sequence MNLIIKELYIPTTKNKRTIRVLLPDDYHQKDISYPVLYMHDGQNLFEDETSYNHTSWKIHETMSYLKENKLIDQDIIIVGIDNSDLRQFEYAPFISKDLMEDMLKVQIGGLGDVYGEFIVKKVKSYIQRNFRALGDYENTFIAGSSMGAYISTYIASKYPTIFKAVGVFSLASWFNEEDFLDYITYSNIKPDMRFFISIGRYESSGTNQKKRNKLFLNNSRNLKSALENKYINDIFYIETDDTHNELAWRKMFTQFIIWLLKK encoded by the coding sequence ATGAACCTAATAATTAAAGAACTATACATCCCAACAACAAAAAATAAAAGAACTATCCGAGTACTACTTCCAGATGATTATCATCAAAAAGATATATCATATCCTGTTTTATATATGCATGATGGTCAAAATCTATTTGAAGATGAGACTTCATACAATCACACATCTTGGAAAATACATGAAACAATGTCTTATCTAAAAGAAAACAAACTTATTGATCAAGATATTATCATCGTTGGTATAGACAACTCCGATTTAAGACAATTTGAATATGCTCCATTCATATCTAAAGATTTAATGGAGGATATGTTAAAAGTTCAAATTGGAGGACTTGGCGACGTCTATGGAGAATTTATTGTAAAAAAAGTGAAGTCTTATATTCAAAGAAATTTTAGAGCATTAGGGGATTATGAAAATACTTTTATTGCTGGTAGTTCAATGGGTGCTTATATATCTACATACATCGCTTCAAAATATCCAACAATATTTAAAGCAGTAGGTGTTTTCTCTTTAGCTTCATGGTTTAACGAAGAAGATTTTTTAGATTATATAACCTATTCTAATATAAAACCTGACATGAGATTTTTCATATCAATAGGTCGCTATGAATCTTCTGGAACAAACCAAAAGAAGCGCAATAAATTATTTTTAAATAATAGTAGAAATCTAAAATCGGCATTAGAAAATAAATATATAAATGATATATTTTATATCGAGACAGATGATACACATAATGAACTTGCTTGGAGAAAGATGTTCACACAATTTATCATATGGCTATTAAAAAAGTAA
- a CDS encoding alpha/beta hydrolase, translating to MGFIQCQLSSSSLDMNVSVNVIYPEHVEKNTEVKVLYLLHGYFGHYMDWMRLTSIERYASKYNLCVVMPSADNSYYANTEIGANYFDYVSIELPKIIENMFHVSKKAEDRYVCGLSMGGYGALKIGLTYPDRYNKIASLSGAIEIDRLYKTHMDDPRQKRFLNSFGQMPVKGSKHDIYHLINKLDLTKKVPKLYLACGTEDFLYEDHLRFGAFLKNKHIDFVNKEEKGGHEWRLWDLFIQDVLIWMFEEK from the coding sequence ATGGGATTTATACAATGTCAACTAAGTTCAAGTTCATTAGATATGAATGTATCTGTTAATGTTATATATCCAGAGCACGTTGAAAAAAATACAGAAGTTAAAGTTCTATATTTACTTCACGGTTATTTTGGGCATTACATGGATTGGATGCGTTTAACTTCAATTGAGAGATATGCATCTAAATATAATCTTTGTGTCGTCATGCCTTCTGCAGATAATAGTTATTATGCAAATACTGAGATAGGTGCAAATTATTTTGATTATGTTTCAATCGAATTACCAAAAATTATAGAAAATATGTTTCATGTATCAAAAAAAGCAGAAGATAGATATGTATGTGGACTTTCAATGGGTGGATATGGAGCTTTAAAAATAGGACTTACATACCCTGATAGATACAATAAAATTGCTAGTTTATCTGGTGCAATCGAAATAGATAGATTATATAAAACTCATATGGATGATCCAAGACAAAAAAGATTTTTAAATTCTTTTGGACAAATGCCTGTTAAAGGATCAAAGCATGATATATACCATTTAATAAATAAGCTTGATTTAACAAAAAAAGTTCCTAAGCTTTATTTAGCTTGTGGAACAGAAGATTTTTTATATGAAGATCATCTAAGATTTGGTGCATTCTTAAAAAATAAGCATATTGATTTTGTTAATAAAGAAGAAAAAGGTGGTCATGAATGGAGACTATGGGATTTATTCATTCAAGATGTACTTATATGGATGTTTGAAGAAAAGTAA
- a CDS encoding cation-translocating P-type ATPase: MEKNNYQKNIEELIVSLDSNLENGLTDEQVLSRHESYGFNQLDEMEKRSWFLRFFDQINDFMIYVLIAASILSFITDEISEGFLILAIVLINALLGLFQEAKAEKALESIKAMSSPQAKVLRNGTQILIDVKNITVGDIVILDAGDYVPADVRIIESINLKTDESPLTGEALPVEKTVDAIKADDVALGDRTNLGFMGTVVTYGRGKAIVTDIAMKTQLGKIATMLSETKDEDTPLQQSMAKLGKTLAILALGITFIIFAITIGEAYIIDGTASFDVWKEALLTSVALAVAAIPEGLPAIITIVLALGMQNLVKKEAIIRTLPAVETLGSTSIICSDKTGTLTQNLMTVTKVYTHDSYIDINDQTKTTEALDKLTLMGSLCNDTKVSIQDGTYVKIGDPTEIAFIDLAIILKKDPTKILKENVRLYELPFDSTRKMMTTVHDFKDGRYAVIKGAPDIIFGRTIKVEGQDNLNIKTYEKSNQEMSDQALRVLAVAYKKLDKSVNLKSLKSEDLETDLTLLGLIGMIDPARPEAKDAIELCNQAGIKTIMITGDHINTAVAIAKDLKILSSTEIAITGKDLDHMDDDEFYEKLELIRVYARVSPENKVRIVDAWRKAGKVVAMTGDGVNDAPSIKKADIGIAMGITGTEVAKGAADMVLTDDNFATIVNAVSEGRTIFANIKKAIHYLLSCNIGEIITIFLGTTLGILVFSGRVTTLTAVQILWVNLVTDSLMAIALGLEPKEDNIMQQMPRDTKKSIFADGLGKKIALQGLLLGLISFSAYTIGWFLESSALRADKMITAETMTFIVLALSQLAHAFNVRSQTSSLFKLKRNKYMYYALFASLALQLIVVFLPFTRRIFGITTLSLSMWVIIIGLVLLPVLIVETSKIIKRKQS, from the coding sequence ATGGAAAAAAATAATTATCAAAAAAATATAGAAGAACTCATAGTTTCACTAGATTCAAATCTAGAAAATGGACTAACTGATGAACAGGTATTAAGCAGACATGAATCATATGGATTTAATCAACTTGATGAAATGGAAAAACGAAGTTGGTTTTTAAGATTTTTTGATCAAATCAATGATTTTATGATCTACGTTTTAATTGCTGCGTCTATATTATCATTTATTACCGATGAAATTTCTGAAGGTTTCCTTATTCTTGCTATTGTCTTAATAAATGCATTATTAGGATTATTCCAAGAAGCAAAAGCAGAAAAAGCTTTAGAATCTATTAAAGCAATGTCTTCTCCTCAAGCAAAGGTCTTAAGAAATGGTACACAAATTTTAATAGATGTAAAAAATATTACTGTTGGTGATATCGTCATATTAGATGCAGGTGATTATGTACCTGCAGATGTTAGAATCATTGAATCTATTAATTTAAAAACAGATGAATCTCCACTTACAGGTGAAGCTCTACCTGTTGAAAAAACTGTGGATGCTATAAAAGCAGACGATGTTGCTTTAGGTGATAGAACAAATCTAGGATTTATGGGAACTGTTGTCACTTATGGTAGAGGAAAAGCTATTGTTACTGATATAGCGATGAAAACTCAATTAGGTAAAATCGCAACCATGCTAAGTGAAACTAAAGATGAAGATACACCACTTCAACAAAGTATGGCAAAACTAGGTAAAACATTAGCAATTTTAGCACTAGGCATAACTTTTATTATATTTGCAATCACAATTGGTGAAGCATATATTATAGATGGAACAGCATCCTTTGATGTCTGGAAGGAAGCTTTATTAACTTCTGTTGCCTTAGCTGTTGCAGCTATTCCAGAAGGTCTTCCAGCAATTATTACGATTGTCTTAGCATTAGGCATGCAAAATCTTGTTAAAAAAGAAGCAATTATTAGAACACTTCCTGCAGTTGAAACACTTGGTTCTACAAGTATTATTTGTTCTGACAAAACCGGAACTTTAACTCAAAATCTAATGACTGTTACAAAAGTATATACACATGATAGCTATATTGATATAAACGATCAAACAAAAACAACTGAAGCATTAGATAAATTAACGCTAATGGGTAGTTTATGTAATGATACTAAAGTATCTATTCAAGATGGGACCTATGTTAAAATAGGTGATCCTACAGAAATTGCATTTATAGATCTTGCTATTATCTTGAAAAAAGATCCTACTAAAATTTTAAAAGAAAATGTCCGTCTATATGAATTGCCATTTGATTCAACAAGAAAAATGATGACAACGGTCCACGATTTTAAAGATGGACGCTATGCCGTTATCAAAGGTGCTCCAGATATTATCTTTGGCCGTACAATCAAAGTTGAAGGTCAAGATAACTTAAATATTAAAACATATGAAAAATCTAATCAAGAAATGTCAGATCAAGCTTTAAGAGTTTTAGCTGTTGCGTATAAAAAACTTGATAAATCAGTTAATTTAAAATCATTAAAATCCGAAGACTTAGAAACTGATTTAACATTACTTGGACTTATTGGTATGATTGATCCTGCAAGACCTGAAGCAAAAGACGCTATAGAGTTATGTAATCAAGCAGGTATTAAAACCATTATGATTACAGGTGATCATATCAATACAGCTGTGGCAATTGCAAAAGATTTAAAAATCTTATCTTCTACTGAAATTGCAATCACCGGTAAAGATTTAGATCATATGGATGATGATGAATTTTATGAAAAATTAGAACTTATTAGAGTCTATGCAAGAGTTAGTCCAGAAAATAAAGTTAGAATTGTTGATGCATGGCGAAAAGCTGGTAAGGTTGTCGCAATGACAGGCGATGGCGTTAACGATGCTCCTTCTATCAAAAAAGCAGATATAGGCATTGCAATGGGTATCACAGGTACTGAAGTTGCTAAAGGTGCTGCAGATATGGTTTTAACAGATGATAACTTTGCTACCATCGTCAACGCTGTTAGTGAAGGTAGAACAATTTTTGCTAATATTAAAAAAGCAATTCATTACTTACTTAGTTGTAACATAGGTGAAATTATTACCATCTTTTTAGGAACAACCTTAGGTATCTTAGTTTTCAGTGGTAGAGTTACTACCCTTACTGCTGTACAAATTCTATGGGTAAACTTAGTTACAGATTCATTAATGGCAATTGCTCTTGGTTTAGAACCTAAAGAAGATAACATTATGCAACAAATGCCAAGAGATACAAAAAAATCCATCTTTGCAGATGGCTTAGGTAAAAAGATCGCATTACAAGGTTTACTATTAGGTCTTATTTCCTTTTCAGCATATACGATTGGTTGGTTTCTAGAGTCTAGTGCACTTCGTGCAGATAAAATGATTACAGCTGAAACTATGACCTTCATCGTGCTTGCTTTATCACAACTTGCACATGCATTTAATGTTAGAAGTCAAACTTCATCTCTCTTTAAACTCAAGAGAAACAAATACATGTATTACGCTTTATTTGCTAGTTTAG